The sequence aaaatcagaaaaaaagatGAAGACCCTCCACTTtcgaaataggttttcaatatttcctaattttgttcaagcgtatagcgccccatttcgtaaatgtcaaacctttaagtaaattatgaacacatttgacatgtcatttgtgttaccattctcaaaaaaataggtggttcaaaaagcaaacgctatatggcccaccctgtataatataggagactatgtatgtatatgcaaacgggtacatacgtacacagataggtatacatatatgtatcactaaatcaagttacaaaataaaacaactgaCTTTAAAATAGTTTGAGAACCAATGGGAGTTCCGATATTTCTCTAGTAAGCTCTAGCAGTCATCATTTACCGAACATCAGTATTTAATGCGAGTTCTAATACTGCGCTTGCCAGTGCTGCTACAACTTTCAAAATTGAAACATTTcgtttaatttctgtttttcaTTGTGTGTAATATTCCGATTAGTTGCGAAATTGTGAGAAATTAGCAATATGGCTTTCGGTAAGCAAAGCGAAGCACAATTGCGCAATGATCTACAGTCTGCGTTAAATGATGCAACAGCACCACCGCCAGCCTATATTTCAACTGAAAATGTGACCACTATGCAGCCTGGATCCAGAGGAGCACCGATCTATGGTGATATGCCATCACCGATACCGACTTTCACGCCCATCTATACGAATCAAAATCCACCGGTTGGTCCAAAATCAGTGCGCTTGCGGTGCCCACATTGTAAATGTATGGTGGACTCGCAAGTTAGACATCGTTCAACGGTCAAGACGCATTTGGCCTGTTTGCTGCTCTCGTGGACGTGGTGAGTATGAGTGAACCATTGACAAGCTTAGCGAAAATTTCAAGTTGCCTACTTTTTATAtctcttcttatttttttttacatagctgttgttgttgtctgcCATACTGTATGGATACTTGCCGCAATGCCAATCATTTTTGCCCGATGTGCGGTACTTTTATTGGGACCTATGAATCCTAAAGCAAGAAGTTCAAAAGAAACTATGCAGTTAATGCAGAAATGACAGATAAGAGTGGAGTAAAAGACAAAGTAATTGACAAAGAGTGAATACTAGTTTTAAGTTCCGGTCATTTCCTTCGATTCCACTTATTGGACCTATGTCATATACATttcaatatatatgtacatatgtatttacaaaagataatagaataaaataaagtgcatTAAAGCTGAGTCAGGAAAAATAATACGAGACTGTTTTACAAAACTAAATTTGAGTTGAATATAacccgcggccgccgtagccgaatggattggtgcgtgactaccattcggaattcacagagagaacgtaggttcgaatctcggagaaacacgaaaattaagaaaaccatttttctaatagcggtggctcctcggcaggcaatggcaaacctccgagtgtatttctgccatgataaaTCTCCTCagaaaaatatatgccgttcggagtcggcttgaaactgtaggtccttccatttgtggaacaacatcaagacgcacaccacaaataggaggaagagctcggccaaacacccaaacagggtgtacgcgtcaattatatatatataaccttTTCTGATAATGTAAAAAATTCTCTACAGCAATTTGgtctttcatatatgtatgtatgtatgtatagtagcAGCATAAGTGAGTTCATGatcatttgttttaaatatttacatatacataaatagtaTGTTCAAAAATTATAGGAGCCTTGAAACTGCATACTTAAAGCTAGTATAATTATTCAAATCaaacagtttaaaatttaattaaaaattagttcaatttttcaaaatttgtgcgCATGTCTTTGAACAAATTGgacgttatttaaaaaaattaacagctaaaagttttatttcgaaaaacattgtaaatattaaCGAAACTTCCTATACACAGTTTTGGTCGCTACTGTTATTATGTAGAATGATGTGGCTTACGAATCATTATCTGAATTTCTAATCCAATGAGTTTGTCGATTttcgtaaaataaattaaacttaatttgcttaaaaaatgcaagttttagCTTAAGTTTGAATTCCATTGACCCTAAGAGTATTACTTGAGAAAtcgatttatatatataaagggaatAAAGATTTTGGAGGAAGATTTGATTGGCTTTGTCCTTGTAAAAGTCCAGTAGGAATGCCCAACAACGAAATACctgataatttttaaatgttctctTTCAAAGCCTTTCAGACATGATAACTTTTGTAGCGGCAACTCCTAACTTTTGAAAGAGAGAGCGATGGATAGCCCAGGTTGGGGCAAATTTTCTTATTCGAGGGATATCTCACATCCAAAGAAACACAGTTATGAAGTACAAGTAATCAGAACTCAACTTATAACAATCGTTCCTCTTAACTATGTACATAACGAATCGTTCTCTGTGCTCGGTCGTCCTTTATAAGTACTAGCAATCAATATTTTCAATCGCGGTGTACCTTGATGAGAgttattgatatacatacataccaataaaaaatgtattcggaAATTTCTTAAAGGCCGAGTTCTTTGGCATTCCATGGGAATCCCGttggttcaaaaatcttccgcagaatctttctctcaagcactctaagcgtcgcttcatcggatgttgtcatcgtccaagcttctgtgtcATATGTTAGAAtgagcatgatgagagccttatatagtgttagttttgttcgtcgagagaggactttactgctcagttgcctacttagtccaaagtagcacttgttggcaagagagattctacgttggatttcaaggctgacattgttatcggtgttaatgctggttcctaaataaatgaagtctGCGCAGATACGCGAATGCGTcgattgtttgtttgatggcaggaggtacttcgttttgtcctcgttcactaccAGACCCTTTCGCTTTgcatctttatccagtttggaaaatacACGACTAACAGCGGGATTGTTAAGGCAGATGATTGCAATATCTTTTCCAACATGGGGTTAAAGAATTCACACGAtagcgagtcaccttgtctaaaacctcgtttggtaccaGAAAGCtaggagaggtccttcccaattctgatggcgctgcgaAGAACAAGGAGACGCCAAATAGActgattgtaaaaaaaataaaaaatcacattaaaaacattttacttGCCCTGAAAAATTAGAGATACGTTCCGTAATTTTCTAAAATCacataaaaccaaaacaacgagttaaaattaacttaaagctgcataaaaaagtttgcaGAAGTTACAAAAAATAGGCTGCTTAAGGGGTCCCCGTGATCTAGAGCTCGAAATTATAGGATAGTTTCAGGAATTTgtctttacaataaaaaatgaaaaacgatatttaaattttttaggatttttatttaacttcttttacataatggactatgaataagttcgtgcggttttacaacagatggcgtaacttgattattattccatcgatccacatttccaaacattcattggagagctactgtcgtaaggcacaaacgtcagtataagttttttatttgaagcgtaaacaacaatatttttaccacacttgaaaatgtcgaatttcgtgccaaataatgtgtttttgcggggaattcttcttcattattttaatatgaagaaaaaagcagccgaaagtcatcgtatcttggtggaagtttatggtgagcatgctctatctgagcgaacgtgccagaagtggtttgcacgctttaaaagtggtgattttggcttggaagacgaagaacgcgagggtgcgccgccaaagttcatggataccgaattggaggaattgctcgatcaagatccggctcaaacgcaagaagaggttgcaaaaactttgtgagttgatcaatcaaccatttccaaacgtttaaaagccatgggaatgatccgaaaggtaggccattgggtgccgtatgaattgaagccaagagacgttgaacgccgttttatggcatgcgaacaactgcttcaacggcacaaaagaaagggttttttgcatcgaattgtgactggcgatgaaaagtgggtccattacgacaatccaaaacgtcgggcaacgtatggataccctggccatgcttcaacatcgacgtcggcgcagaatattcatggcctgaaggttatgctgtgtatctggtgggaccagctgggtgttgtgtattatgagctactgaaaccgaatgaaacgattacgggggatgtctaccgacgacaattgatgcgtttgagccgagcactgcgagaaaaacggccgcaatacgccgatagacacgacaaagttattttgcaacatgacaatgctcggccacatgttgcacaagtggtcaaaacatacttagaaacgctcaaatgggatgtcctaccccacccgccgtatagtccagaccttgcgccatccgattactatctcttccgatcgatgcaacatggcctggctgaccagcacttccgtaattacgatgaagtcaaaaaatggatcgattcgtggattgcggcaaaaccgaccgaatttttcacaaagggaatccgtgaattgccagaaagatgggaaaaagtagtagtaagcgatggacaatattttgaatattaaatttgtaaccattttacgtcaataaagtttcaaatttcgaaaaaaaaccgcacgaacttattcatagtcctaatacaaaaatgaaaacaaaaacaaatgtctTTAATATTAATGATTTcagaaatggcgctgaagttgaccatcccgaaaaattgggcctggacggtgttgtccattttggttaTTCtattaaactcaaaaaattattgatcagtatgactgtagatATGTCCCgtgcagaataaaaaaaatgataaaatgacgcggttttgaatttgacactctaaaaatcgggttcttttataaaaaaatcgaaataattgaaataataatatgattctattacctaacagaagtgtacgcgccaattatttatttatttttatttattacgggCAATAGCCATTGATGATGTTAACAACATATtacaatttcagacgattcggtttaatggtttttttttttgttttttgacaaaagcaggccgaaaaaagtcgtttcgagataaatgagtttaaggtgtgaggtacaggagcgcgtggACCGCTCTCTgcttagttaatgggctgtagaaactATAATACGGGGAATttccacatgaaaatttcacagtatgttCTTaggatactatactttcgatatatcgaaaaaacaaaaaatttattatattttatttatattttttgaaatttctagaccaccgggtcacCTTAATGAATTACTTCGGATGTCGAAAGAAAATTCATATAAaagcttaaaactaatttttattcaaactaaattcactttattttgtttaaaagtaATATAGTTTTACATTTCGTAATCATTGTCACTATCTGATTATGATTTGCGCCGTTTGTGAAGTGGTTGCACATCACCTTCATCATCAGAAGAGACTGTCTCTGTCATTGATACTTGCGGTAAAAGCAATGGATTTTCACAAACTTCATTCTCGTTCTGTGTAGCTCTTTCTTTTCTGAGAATGTAATCAGTTAAATTTAAACTCgctacttattataaaaatatacaaaataccactaaaacgaaatttaatttcaaaacaattacAGCTTACACCTTTCAATGTGAAACTCAGAATAATGCAAAAGCGACTTGTCGATGGTAGGAATCATATCAAGGGGAGTTCCCGAATTGCAGAAGCTCACTCTAAAAACAAATCACTGACATCTGGATGTGAAAAGTTAAGGTAGATTTAGCTGTCTTTAACATCCATAAACGTTATATGTCAGTGAAACAAATGGTGTGAGCTTTgagcatttcaaaatttttggagtcTGTCTATTAGCGGGCTTAGTCCTATGCAAGTCTATATGTAAGTTTGTCCAAGAAATTTTTGGATGAAATACAAACCGCACAACTTCAAGATCGCATAAAAATAATCCGCAGAGACCTTATAGTACTTAAAAATCGTGTAAATCATCAACGTTTACTGcgcatttaatattatttgtctTATGGCGTAGACGAACCAAATGTCGAAAATTGAATAGAGGAAGAGGGAGATTTAGAATACAGAGAGCAAAATTAGTTAGAGTTAGCGCTAATGAAGCCATTCAAAAAGATAAAGTATACGTAGAAGCTTGTAAAAAGCTAATTTTAACtcagtttttcataaaataaaatagaacagaGGAATtaaatattcaacatttttcaatactAACTattattaaacataaaaaataatttaatacaacTTCTTATGATTCTATactgtttaactttttccaaaagatCGTCACTTTCCAAGACTATTAAATTGCACACTAATCTCTTCCcgaaaattttgtatacttcCGTTTATCTCTTTCGGGAATCCTTGTGTAACATCATATCCACCATCTTTTCATATTGTAAACGATTTGTGAATGCTCGAGACATGTTGAGGAATAAATTATAATCTTTAAACATACAATTCAAAAACTGTTCcttttattttgactttctcCTGTTTCTATCCGTAAAAAtgtacagtgaaacctcccctTGCGGACACCTCCAATAAGCGGGCACTCCCCATAACCGGACAAAAACTGAGGAACCAAGTTGTGGTTTTAGAACGAAttccactctaataaccggacactctaataaccggacgcggacactttttctcatttttttttgttctaatcacCTCTCGAAAGCGGACGCGGACCTCTCGGTAACGGACAAGCAAAATATATCACTGAACAAATgtgtaaagaaaacaataaaaacctcTCATAAGCGGACGCGATACTCTAATCCACGGACAACAAAAATAGTAGATAGacaatagttgaaataaaaaatattaaaagaatatggatGGGCGACGATAacgtcaacaaaaagaaaaagttcttaaacGCGGATGGCTCAAAAATTGACCATTTGAGTTTCGAATGGTTCGTTAAGGCCAGAAGCCAAAATATACCAATATCGGGTATTATTataaaggaaaaagcaaaagaaatcgcTGGCCGATtaggt comes from Anastrepha ludens isolate Willacy chromosome 3, idAnaLude1.1, whole genome shotgun sequence and encodes:
- the LOC128856634 gene encoding lipopolysaccharide-induced tumor necrosis factor-alpha factor-like is translated as MAFGKQSEAQLRNDLQSALNDATAPPPAYISTENVTTMQPGSRGAPIYGDMPSPIPTFTPIYTNQNPPVGPKSVRLRCPHCKCMVDSQVRHRSTVKTHLACLLLSWTCCCCCLPYCMDTCRNANHFCPMCGTFIGTYES